Proteins from one Gimesia maris genomic window:
- a CDS encoding TIGR04255 family protein has translation MSNENCPSFDNPPVIETALSIQFDELSNFKTTHFGMFYETVKDRFPIVVDKSRLAPVKEYFPRIPQMQGIRFRSNEGGPERVWYKEPDNGSKMLQLQPDRYVFNWCRKDLEEYPRYETYLPVCLEEFKSFSDWAVKNDLGEIKPNLCEVTYINRLYTKEGENLSDFFGTVFTGLEWKTSDGWLRQPPENASFNRVFVIGNMQGRLFVEAGFAVDSDGQDFILLKITARVNINQTDELKESMDLAHLWVVKGFASLTSEHVQKERWKRSEP, from the coding sequence ATGAGTAACGAAAATTGCCCATCTTTTGACAATCCACCTGTTATAGAGACTGCTCTTTCAATTCAATTTGATGAATTATCAAATTTCAAGACGACGCACTTTGGCATGTTCTATGAAACCGTCAAAGATAGATTTCCAATTGTCGTTGATAAGTCGAGGCTAGCTCCAGTAAAAGAATATTTCCCCAGAATCCCTCAAATGCAAGGGATCCGGTTTAGATCGAATGAGGGGGGACCTGAAAGGGTATGGTATAAAGAGCCTGACAATGGAAGTAAGATGCTGCAATTACAACCAGACAGGTATGTATTTAATTGGTGTCGAAAGGACCTTGAGGAGTATCCTCGATATGAAACATATCTTCCCGTATGTTTAGAGGAATTTAAATCCTTTTCTGACTGGGCAGTAAAGAATGATTTGGGAGAGATAAAACCAAATCTCTGTGAAGTTACTTATATTAACCGACTTTATACTAAAGAGGGTGAGAATCTAAGTGATTTTTTTGGAACAGTCTTCACTGGATTAGAGTGGAAAACTTCAGATGGATGGCTTCGTCAACCCCCCGAGAATGCTTCATTCAATCGAGTATTTGTAATTGGTAATATGCAAGGTCGATTATTTGTTGAGGCGGGGTTTGCCGTAGATAGTGATGGTCAAGATTTTATTCTTTTAAAAATTACAGCAAGAGTGAATATCAATCAAACGGACGAACTTAAGGAATCGATGGACCTTGCACACCTTTGGGTGGTGAAAGGTTTTGCGAGCCTTACGAGTGAACACGTTCAGAAAGAACGTTGGAAACGGAGTGAACCATGA
- a CDS encoding SGNH/GDSL hydrolase family protein, with the protein MMQLLRSTLILSLALVACSPDLLAQQTAKFAPVKPAGDPATFGANIQRTMTLLATSTPEKRNRVRILFYGQSVTRNPWWNVVADDLRQRFPHADLEIENRAIGGYGGPVLINTAEFDLYPFYPDLVIFHVWSGVESGHQEKIIRRIRERTTAEVLLWTSNLRWPKTVPPDGDPQHPDVLAKDAQDQAISDLYFRLGRELDCEVADVRTGMQRYLKENNLVVKDTLRDTVHPNALGNFLIAELVKPHLRYDPGFPDDKWKHLVTDVPINDARVQKKDDGSLTLNFQGNRIDVIAGPGDAAKADVLLDGKSPSQFPELYYHSRPSPTPVAGRPAFNRIDHRAPLQVETWTARILECDLEKDVLRYEVSGSKTGPDGTGDHKQRFVSHSGRVVIEPRMWMVNWSLRYRKQSLPKDYQVTWETKPLFVDVWESPAVTDSAKEYPTVLAQGFKNGDHSLTLTPQTSGKLPIKAFRIYRPPLKVSAAD; encoded by the coding sequence ATGATGCAGCTGTTACGGTCCACGTTGATCCTGTCTCTGGCTCTGGTCGCCTGCAGTCCTGACCTCTTGGCACAGCAAACCGCAAAGTTCGCTCCGGTGAAACCCGCCGGCGATCCGGCCACCTTCGGTGCGAACATTCAGCGGACGATGACGCTGCTGGCCACCAGCACGCCGGAAAAACGCAATCGGGTCCGCATCCTGTTCTACGGCCAATCCGTCACCCGCAATCCGTGGTGGAACGTTGTGGCGGATGACCTGCGTCAACGCTTTCCGCATGCCGACCTCGAAATCGAAAATCGTGCCATCGGCGGTTATGGCGGACCGGTCCTGATCAACACCGCCGAATTTGATCTCTATCCCTTCTACCCGGATCTGGTGATCTTTCACGTCTGGAGTGGCGTGGAAAGCGGCCACCAGGAAAAAATCATCCGCCGCATCCGCGAACGCACGACCGCCGAGGTCTTACTCTGGACCAGCAACCTGCGCTGGCCGAAGACAGTCCCGCCCGACGGCGACCCGCAGCATCCGGACGTGCTGGCCAAAGACGCGCAGGATCAGGCGATTTCCGATCTCTACTTTCGCCTGGGCCGGGAACTCGATTGCGAAGTGGCCGACGTCCGCACCGGCATGCAACGCTATCTGAAAGAAAATAACCTGGTGGTGAAAGACACCCTCCGCGACACGGTGCACCCGAATGCATTAGGAAACTTCCTCATCGCCGAACTGGTCAAACCGCACCTGCGATATGATCCCGGTTTTCCCGATGACAAATGGAAACACCTCGTTACCGATGTTCCCATAAATGATGCGCGTGTCCAGAAGAAGGACGATGGCTCCCTGACGCTGAACTTTCAAGGCAATCGCATCGACGTGATCGCGGGTCCTGGTGACGCAGCCAAAGCCGACGTGCTCCTGGACGGGAAATCCCCCTCGCAATTCCCGGAGCTCTACTATCACAGTCGCCCCAGCCCCACGCCCGTCGCGGGGCGCCCGGCCTTCAATCGCATCGATCATCGTGCCCCGCTGCAGGTGGAAACCTGGACCGCCCGCATCCTCGAATGTGATCTGGAAAAGGATGTGCTGCGGTACGAGGTCAGCGGCTCCAAAACAGGACCCGACGGCACCGGCGATCACAAACAGCGTTTCGTTTCCCACTCCGGTCGCGTGGTGATCGAACCCCGGATGTGGATGGTGAACTGGTCGCTGCGTTATCGCAAACAGAGCTTACCCAAAGATTATCAAGTCACCTGGGAAACCAAACCGCTGTTTGTCGATGTCTGGGAATCCCCGGCGGTCACGGATTCTGCCAAAGAATATCCCACGGTCCTCGCCCAGGGCTTCAAAAACGGCGACCACAGCCTGACACTCACGCCACAGACTTCAGGCAAACTGCCGATCAAAGCCTTCCGAATCTACCGACCCCCGTTGAAAGTTTCCGCCGCGGACTAA
- a CDS encoding SGNH/GDSL hydrolase family protein, which yields MFRSTYDVRSCLVLFALITLFAVPSQGEDQKTEPTNASEAAAKKAKQAADLNQKFAAWKATLSPEQQAWETILEENLGGFYLPHYQRAKLQGTTTAWDYVADDPQLPRVILIGDSVSRGYTVATRNALAGKANVHRAPANCGPTATALKQLDVWLGNGDWDVIHFNFGIHDRRTPPADYEARLETIVERLQKTGATLIWASTTPVPSDWKEGPSIKTAIEERNVIAARVMKKHGIEIDDLFTFITPQLAETQNPKDVHFNEQGYTQLGTQVAKSISEALKKHDSK from the coding sequence ATGTTCCGTTCCACTTATGATGTACGCTCCTGTCTTGTTCTCTTCGCGTTAATCACATTATTCGCAGTGCCGTCCCAAGGTGAGGATCAAAAGACAGAACCGACCAATGCCAGCGAAGCAGCTGCCAAAAAAGCAAAACAGGCAGCCGACCTGAATCAGAAGTTCGCCGCCTGGAAAGCCACACTCTCTCCCGAACAGCAGGCATGGGAAACGATACTCGAGGAAAATCTGGGCGGGTTTTATCTCCCCCATTATCAGCGCGCCAAGCTGCAGGGGACAACAACCGCCTGGGATTATGTTGCCGACGATCCGCAGTTGCCGCGCGTTATTCTGATCGGCGATTCGGTTTCCCGCGGCTATACCGTGGCGACGCGAAACGCTTTGGCAGGCAAAGCAAACGTGCATCGCGCCCCTGCCAATTGCGGACCAACGGCGACCGCGTTAAAGCAACTCGACGTCTGGCTGGGTAACGGGGACTGGGATGTTATTCATTTCAATTTCGGAATCCACGACCGCCGCACGCCTCCCGCCGATTATGAAGCACGCTTGGAGACCATTGTGGAACGACTGCAGAAAACGGGAGCTACACTCATCTGGGCCAGCACCACACCGGTTCCCTCCGACTGGAAAGAAGGTCCGTCCATTAAAACCGCCATCGAAGAACGGAACGTCATTGCAGCGCGGGTGATGAAAAAGCACGGCATCGAAATCGATGATCTGTTTACCTTCATCACACCTCAACTCGCAGAAACACAAAACCCCAAAGACGTGCACTTCAACGAACAAGGCTATACACAACTGGGAACACAAGTGGCGAAAAGCATTTCAGAAGCCCTGAAAAAACACGATTCGAAATAG
- a CDS encoding carboxypeptidase-like regulatory domain-containing protein, with protein MLLLHSPHTLKWVSLCGLFLCGLFLAGCSYQPDDMPKIAPVSGVVTLDGQPLPEAEILFQPSSGRASTGMTDENGEYTLLFNRNTYGAKVDDHDVSIITYKQFDQSLSKLTAKVTEGDNVINLELKSKPKTKTR; from the coding sequence ATGCTCTTGCTTCATTCACCACACACGCTGAAATGGGTCAGCCTGTGCGGTCTGTTTCTGTGCGGTCTGTTTCTGGCAGGATGTTCTTATCAGCCAGACGACATGCCGAAAATTGCACCGGTATCCGGTGTCGTAACCCTGGATGGTCAACCTTTGCCCGAAGCGGAAATTCTGTTCCAGCCTTCATCGGGTCGGGCTTCCACGGGCATGACTGATGAAAACGGCGAATACACTCTGTTGTTCAACAGAAATACCTACGGCGCCAAAGTCGACGATCATGATGTGAGTATCATTACTTACAAACAATTCGATCAATCACTCAGCAAACTGACAGCCAAGGTCACTGAAGGGGATAACGTCATCAATCTGGAATTGAAATCAAAACCGAAAACCAAAACCAGATAG
- a CDS encoding DUF1559 domain-containing protein produces the protein MCSQQQNQRRKGFTLIELLVVIAIIAILIALLLPAVQQAREAARRSTCKNNLKQIGLAMHNYHSSHSLFPPGAIAPGASCDAVTGPAPGRILNHTAYQMLLPYLEQTALYNSYNFSLPSGKSNYAGSGCTGTTPTTDQLSVVTSPVSVFLCPSDPGPTKGSEDYAFSQGNGAQRTSYGLVTDRYDGNWTTTWANTSDPKKGMWGPNGSPRIRDLTDGTTNVLCMAETPLRKKGQEDWNGPYWNAYTYVYWINIPGRGINRIYTDPSFPGVNRNGAGSEHEGGAHVLLADGSVRFISENVDQFSVLNALTSIGGGEIIGEF, from the coding sequence ATGTGCTCTCAACAACAGAATCAAAGAAGAAAGGGTTTCACGCTGATCGAGCTGCTGGTGGTGATCGCCATCATCGCCATTCTGATTGCCCTGTTACTTCCAGCCGTGCAGCAGGCGCGGGAAGCGGCGCGACGCAGCACCTGCAAAAACAATCTGAAACAGATTGGCCTGGCGATGCACAACTATCACTCTTCCCACAGCCTGTTTCCACCAGGAGCGATTGCACCGGGAGCAAGCTGCGATGCCGTAACCGGGCCTGCACCAGGCAGAATTCTGAATCATACGGCTTACCAGATGCTGTTGCCTTACCTCGAACAGACCGCCTTATACAACAGTTACAATTTCAGTCTACCGAGTGGAAAATCAAATTATGCGGGCTCGGGTTGTACGGGTACGACTCCTACCACCGATCAGCTCTCGGTAGTCACTTCTCCCGTGTCGGTTTTCCTTTGCCCGTCTGATCCCGGACCGACTAAAGGATCGGAAGACTATGCCTTTTCACAGGGGAATGGTGCCCAGCGAACCAGCTATGGACTGGTGACAGACCGCTACGACGGGAACTGGACGACGACCTGGGCAAATACCTCTGACCCCAAGAAAGGGATGTGGGGGCCCAACGGTTCGCCCCGGATTCGGGATTTAACCGATGGCACGACCAACGTTCTCTGCATGGCGGAAACACCATTGCGCAAGAAAGGACAGGAAGACTGGAACGGTCCTTACTGGAACGCTTACACCTACGTGTACTGGATTAATATTCCCGGTCGCGGCATCAATCGAATCTACACCGATCCGTCTTTTCCCGGAGTGAACCGAAACGGAGCGGGAAGTGAGCATGAAGGGGGCGCGCATGTCTTACTGGCAGACGGGTCTGTCCGCTTCATTAGTGAAAATGTCGATCAGTTCTCCGTATTGAACGCCTTAACATCGATCGGCGGTGGCGAAATTATTGGAGAATTCTGA
- a CDS encoding FecR family protein: MNNSQPDNSPLEIDALGKMISLHLDSNISEEQFSQLQHTLEIDESARDFYVDFIAIHSQLEQIHKAGFSNRESLNALIQEPKAPSKMPYFMLMGLPAALIVVICVWITSQLPDPPVEKPVAVQVIVPEIVDYHVTVADTHEVRFFNQDPLSIGDHLEGDKIYKLDGGQLELLFITGVKTTITAPATFAITGENEINVSAGILMAKVTTPKGKGFTVRTPGGPVRDIGTLFGVEIDNAGTSGVQVFKGEVELADSRGKTVNLIEGNTMRRAAGKDQWLPEARLSRKFYSVIQRNKQALTPNIVLLPEQVQNIFGADEHVGKSYLLYSPTSLFDRIQDANFLSARAEISPHYAVVYFNETTAEWELPSNESLIPFTPAATDLVLALIESSGPPKGPKKREITYFSGTQDHIHGIASGYQSGDLQLIPDRFRGEVNLGEYMLDGTYFIRNSE, encoded by the coding sequence ATGAACAATTCACAGCCGGACAATTCGCCCCTGGAGATCGATGCGTTGGGAAAAATGATATCACTGCATCTGGACAGTAACATTTCAGAAGAACAGTTCAGTCAATTACAACATACGCTGGAGATCGACGAGTCGGCCCGGGATTTTTACGTCGATTTTATCGCAATCCATTCACAACTGGAACAGATTCACAAAGCGGGATTCTCGAACAGAGAAAGTCTGAATGCCCTCATCCAGGAGCCCAAAGCCCCTTCGAAAATGCCTTACTTCATGCTGATGGGTCTGCCTGCTGCCTTGATCGTGGTGATCTGTGTCTGGATTACCAGCCAGTTGCCCGATCCGCCTGTCGAAAAACCCGTTGCGGTTCAGGTGATCGTACCGGAAATCGTCGATTATCATGTGACAGTCGCCGACACTCATGAAGTGAGGTTTTTCAATCAGGATCCGTTGAGTATCGGCGATCACCTGGAAGGCGACAAAATCTACAAACTGGACGGCGGTCAGCTGGAACTGCTTTTCATCACCGGAGTAAAAACAACGATTACCGCGCCTGCCACGTTTGCGATCACGGGGGAAAATGAAATCAATGTCTCCGCCGGCATCCTGATGGCGAAAGTGACCACTCCCAAAGGAAAAGGCTTTACTGTCAGAACACCGGGCGGACCGGTGCGCGATATCGGAACGCTGTTTGGTGTCGAGATCGACAACGCGGGCACGTCGGGCGTGCAGGTCTTCAAAGGTGAAGTCGAACTCGCTGATTCCCGGGGAAAGACCGTAAACCTCATTGAAGGAAACACAATGCGACGTGCAGCAGGTAAGGACCAGTGGCTGCCTGAAGCGCGCCTTTCCCGGAAGTTCTATTCAGTGATTCAGCGAAACAAACAGGCTCTGACGCCGAATATCGTACTCCTGCCCGAGCAGGTTCAAAACATTTTTGGCGCCGATGAACACGTGGGGAAATCCTACCTGCTGTATTCTCCCACATCGTTGTTCGATCGCATCCAGGATGCGAATTTCTTATCGGCCCGGGCGGAAATCTCGCCACATTATGCGGTTGTGTATTTCAATGAAACCACAGCCGAGTGGGAGCTACCGAGTAACGAAAGCCTGATCCCGTTTACCCCTGCCGCGACTGATTTAGTACTGGCTTTGATTGAATCCTCTGGCCCCCCCAAGGGGCCGAAGAAAAGAGAGATCACCTATTTTTCCGGCACACAGGACCACATTCACGGTATCGCTTCCGGATATCAGTCAGGTGATCTGCAGCTCATCCCGGACCGGTTCCGCGGCGAAGTGAATCTGGGGGAATACATGCTCGACGGAACTTATTTTATTCGAAACTCAGAGTAG
- a CDS encoding sigma-70 family RNA polymerase sigma factor produces MMVSEEFVLNLIDCQAKLYSYVLSLTGNKNDAHDILQETNKSVLEKAADFTPGTSFSAWASKIAYYKVLSYHRDAQRDTLLFNAELLKEISEKSISKNQQYDRRLGSLFHCLEQLPDDHQRLLKQRYQEEKTLEEIAGIWGRTYNGITSLLYRLRLALIDCVDKSLQLEDGV; encoded by the coding sequence ATGATGGTTTCAGAAGAGTTTGTATTAAATCTCATCGACTGCCAGGCAAAGCTTTACAGTTATGTTCTGTCTTTAACCGGCAACAAAAACGATGCACACGATATTCTGCAGGAAACCAATAAAAGCGTTCTGGAGAAAGCTGCCGACTTCACCCCGGGCACCTCTTTTTCGGCCTGGGCTTCGAAAATTGCCTACTATAAAGTGCTCTCCTACCACCGGGACGCACAGCGGGATACGTTACTGTTTAACGCGGAGCTCCTCAAGGAAATCTCTGAGAAATCGATCTCAAAAAACCAGCAGTATGACAGGCGGCTGGGCTCTCTGTTTCACTGCCTGGAACAATTGCCTGACGATCACCAGCGGTTGCTGAAGCAACGTTATCAGGAAGAAAAAACGCTGGAAGAAATCGCCGGCATCTGGGGACGAACCTACAACGGTATCACCTCTTTACTATATCGGCTGAGACTGGCATTGATAGACTGCGTTGACAAGTCGCTCCAGTTGGAGGACGGCGTATGA
- a CDS encoding 2-hydroxyacid dehydrogenase — translation MNDGERLQAFIAQLQGQTGLNAARYERMLAELNATQPREGHDAEGRRQIAFFDAKQYDLQSFSATNDDSFQLIAIESPLNEQTVSAAAGCKVVCIFVNDEAHERVIARLAELGVELIALRCAGFNHVDLEACQKYGISVVRVPAYSPHAVAEHTVALMLMLNRHLHQAYLRNRAGAFVLDGLTGFDMYGKTVGVIGTGKIGQCVVQILNGFGCRVLAYDVQENPEVASLPQTEYVGLDALFAQSDIVTLHLPLFEETHHLINSQTIARMKRGVMLINTSRGGLVETVSLIEGLKSGQIGYAGLDVYEEEAGIFFHDISNQVLDDDVLARLMTFNNVVITSHQAFLTREALDNIAETTFANIAEYFAGKRGTELTHHVG, via the coding sequence ATGAACGACGGGGAACGCCTTCAGGCTTTCATCGCGCAGTTGCAGGGCCAGACCGGCCTGAACGCGGCCCGGTACGAGCGGATGCTGGCGGAGTTGAACGCGACTCAGCCGCGGGAAGGACACGATGCGGAAGGCCGTCGGCAGATTGCGTTTTTTGATGCGAAGCAGTACGACCTCCAATCGTTCTCCGCGACAAACGACGACAGTTTCCAGCTGATCGCCATCGAATCGCCGCTCAATGAGCAGACGGTTTCGGCGGCTGCCGGCTGCAAGGTGGTTTGTATCTTCGTGAATGATGAAGCGCATGAGCGAGTCATCGCGCGTCTGGCGGAGCTGGGGGTGGAACTGATTGCGCTGCGTTGTGCCGGCTTTAATCATGTCGACCTGGAGGCCTGTCAGAAGTATGGCATCAGTGTCGTGCGGGTTCCCGCTTATTCGCCGCATGCGGTCGCCGAACATACAGTCGCGTTGATGCTGATGCTCAACCGACATTTGCACCAGGCTTACCTGCGGAACCGGGCCGGGGCTTTTGTGTTAGACGGGCTGACCGGTTTCGATATGTATGGAAAAACCGTGGGCGTCATTGGCACGGGTAAAATCGGGCAGTGCGTTGTGCAGATCCTGAACGGGTTCGGCTGTCGGGTGCTGGCATATGACGTGCAGGAAAATCCCGAAGTCGCCTCTCTGCCACAGACAGAGTATGTCGGTCTGGACGCATTGTTTGCGCAGTCGGATATTGTCACATTGCATCTGCCGCTGTTCGAGGAGACGCATCATCTTATCAATTCCCAGACCATCGCCCGGATGAAGCGGGGCGTGATGCTCATCAATACGTCGCGGGGAGGCCTGGTGGAGACGGTCTCTCTGATCGAAGGCTTGAAGTCGGGGCAGATCGGTTATGCCGGGCTGGATGTCTATGAAGAAGAAGCGGGTATCTTTTTCCACGATATTTCGAACCAGGTGCTCGACGATGACGTGCTGGCGCGGCTGATGACATTCAACAACGTGGTGATCACATCGCATCAGGCATTCCTGACCCGCGAGGCACTGGATAACATCGCCGAAACCACCTTCGCCAATATCGCAGAATATTTCGCAGGCAAACGGGGAACAGAACTGACGCACCACGTGGGTTAA
- a CDS encoding sigma-70 family RNA polymerase sigma factor — MSNSISPLTASPRKVYSSLLDQERLRIFNYIRTLVPHYSDAEDVYQHVCLTLWKKFDEFDQERDFFSWACGITFYTVCNHRRSMRKDRHYFSQELIDTMAQQREHDLSKYNTRIEYLRDCMKCLNPTDQQLLQKTILEKQSIKEFAKTADRALQTLYNRLAILRRELAECILSKLQSE, encoded by the coding sequence ATGTCGAATTCCATTTCGCCGCTCACTGCCAGTCCCAGAAAGGTGTATTCCTCTCTGTTGGATCAGGAACGTTTACGGATTTTCAATTATATCCGGACGCTCGTACCACATTATTCTGATGCGGAAGATGTCTATCAGCACGTCTGCCTGACGCTCTGGAAAAAATTTGATGAGTTTGATCAGGAACGGGATTTCTTTTCCTGGGCCTGTGGAATTACGTTTTATACCGTCTGTAATCACCGCAGAAGCATGCGAAAAGATCGGCATTATTTCAGCCAGGAGCTTATTGATACAATGGCTCAACAACGGGAGCACGATTTAAGCAAATACAACACGCGAATTGAGTATCTGCGTGATTGCATGAAATGTCTGAACCCGACAGATCAGCAGTTGTTGCAGAAAACGATTCTGGAAAAACAGTCGATCAAAGAGTTCGCGAAGACGGCTGATCGTGCACTGCAGACGTTGTACAACCGCCTGGCGATTCTGAGGCGTGAACTGGCGGAATGCATATTGAGTAAACTTCAGAGTGAGTAA
- a CDS encoding bifunctional transcriptional activator/DNA repair enzyme AdaA: protein MKQTETTDHNTQSLPDRETMYAALVARDSSFEGVFVAAIRTTGIFCRPSCSARKPKPENVEYFPDAKTALANGYRECKVCRPLVALGSTPDWLQPLIEEVEQDATIRLQAEDLRERGLDPVRVRRWFQKLHGMSFSAYLRMRRINQAFSQIQHKSSVTDAAFQSGYESLSGFGEGFKKTMGTAPAKSNGQQVIVVNRILTPLGPMLAGATKQGICLLEFTDRRMLETQINRLQKHLNAKALPGDSRFFPLLEGQLESYFAGKRTTFDLPLITPGTEFQQKVWAALQTIACGQTRSYSEQAEIIGQPTAVRAVARANGDNRIAILIPCHRVIGADGTLTGYGGGLWRKKRLLEIEQGTNAPVK, encoded by the coding sequence ATGAAACAGACAGAAACAACGGATCACAACACACAGTCGCTGCCGGACCGGGAGACGATGTACGCCGCGCTGGTCGCGCGGGACAGCAGCTTTGAAGGCGTGTTTGTCGCGGCGATCCGTACAACGGGGATTTTCTGTCGCCCCTCCTGCTCGGCCCGGAAACCGAAGCCTGAGAATGTCGAGTACTTTCCCGATGCGAAAACGGCCCTCGCCAACGGTTACCGGGAATGCAAGGTCTGTCGTCCGCTGGTCGCTTTGGGATCGACACCCGACTGGCTGCAGCCGCTGATTGAAGAAGTCGAGCAGGACGCCACCATTCGACTGCAGGCCGAAGATCTGCGAGAGCGAGGTCTCGACCCGGTGCGTGTGCGTCGCTGGTTTCAGAAACTGCATGGCATGAGCTTCAGCGCCTACCTGCGGATGCGGCGGATCAACCAGGCCTTCAGTCAGATTCAACACAAATCGTCCGTCACTGATGCCGCTTTCCAGAGCGGGTATGAATCGCTCAGCGGGTTCGGAGAAGGCTTCAAAAAAACGATGGGGACCGCGCCGGCAAAAAGTAACGGACAGCAGGTGATCGTCGTCAACCGCATCTTAACGCCGCTGGGACCGATGCTGGCAGGCGCAACGAAGCAGGGGATCTGTCTGCTGGAATTCACGGACCGCCGCATGCTGGAGACACAGATCAATCGCCTGCAGAAACATCTGAATGCCAAAGCGCTGCCCGGTGACAGTCGTTTCTTTCCCTTGCTGGAAGGACAACTGGAGTCTTACTTTGCCGGGAAACGAACCACGTTCGATTTACCACTCATCACGCCGGGTACCGAGTTCCAGCAGAAAGTCTGGGCGGCGTTGCAAACCATCGCCTGCGGTCAGACCCGTTCCTATTCCGAACAGGCCGAGATCATCGGACAACCGACCGCAGTCCGCGCCGTCGCCCGCGCCAACGGCGATAACCGCATCGCGATTCTGATTCCCTGTCACCGCGTCATCGGAGCGGACGGCACCCTCACCGGTTACGGCGGTGGCTTATGGCGCAAAAAACGCCTGCTGGAAATCGAGCAGGGTACCAACGCCCCTGTAAAGTAA
- a CDS encoding DUF1572 family protein has product MDHFTPFLSAMLNVFESHKQMTERAIAQVSDEGLRTALHEHTNSIAVIMKHVAGNLISRWTDFLTTDGEKRDRNRDDEFVDTFATREELLAYWERGWTILFDSLKGLTPEDLEKTIYIRGDAHTVPLAIQRSLGHTCYHVGQIVQVARIQAGDEWTTLTIPRGQSEQFNKERWGEGTPGK; this is encoded by the coding sequence ATGGATCATTTCACACCATTCCTCTCGGCGATGCTCAACGTTTTTGAGTCTCACAAGCAGATGACAGAACGGGCGATTGCACAGGTTTCGGACGAAGGGTTGCGCACGGCTTTGCACGAGCATACGAATTCCATCGCGGTGATCATGAAGCATGTTGCCGGAAACCTGATTTCGCGGTGGACTGATTTTCTGACAACGGACGGCGAAAAACGGGACCGGAACCGGGATGACGAATTTGTCGATACGTTCGCCACACGCGAAGAACTGCTGGCCTACTGGGAACGGGGCTGGACGATACTGTTCGATTCCCTGAAAGGGCTGACCCCCGAGGATCTGGAAAAAACCATTTATATCCGCGGCGATGCTCACACCGTCCCGCTGGCAATTCAACGATCGCTGGGACACACCTGTTATCACGTAGGTCAGATCGTCCAGGTCGCCCGCATACAGGCCGGCGATGAATGGACCACGCTGACAATCCCCCGCGGTCAGTCGGAGCAGTTTAATAAGGAGCGCTGGGGAGAAGGAACGCCTGGGAAATAA